A region of the Triticum dicoccoides isolate Atlit2015 ecotype Zavitan unplaced genomic scaffold, WEW_v2.0 scaffold12554, whole genome shotgun sequence genome:
TGATCTCGGTCGCCGGGGGTAGCTAGATGCAATCTCTTTCGATCTAATGAGgaagaggctctgataccatgtgaAACAATATGGGAAGCGTAGAGCCCTTTGCTCGGGCCGCACTTGTATATAAAGAGGCAATGCCGTGGCTTACAAGATGAGATCGAGAGAGAGATCGTTACAGGAAACGATCATTACAGGAGGATTACGAGGGAGAGCTAATAGAAGAAGAGATAGAGAAGGGTACAAGATTTAAACAAGATATCTATCCCTATAGAACTCTATCTCTAACTAACCAACTATTTCAACAAGGCCGTGCCGGGAATCAAGAACGTGGCAGCCCCGGTGGTCATGGGATGCCGACCGGCGGAAGGTCGAGGTGGAGACAAAGCGGTTGCCCCTGCGGTATTCGTTGTGGAGGAAGCCCAGCATGGGCGGCGCCCCGTGGAGAGCGCggtagccgcgggcgaagacggggtCGGAGAGGATGGCGCGCCAGCCCCTGcagacggcggcggcgcggatgaGGCTCCTGGGGTCGTCCGCCGGCAGGCGCATGAAGACCGCGCGCATGGCGTCGTCAACCAGCGCCGGCGGACTCAGCGGCATCGCCATGGGGATGATGACCTTTTCAATGCCCTGTTCATCATGCACCTTGTTGACTAGTctgtatgtactccctccatttttatatacaaggccactatgaaatatatgttttgcatctatacaaggccatcaACATTAATTGAGGCAAAATTAATGAGATTTTCTCGTACTAGCAACCTCTTTAATAGTTGCATGCATGCAGTCATAATGACAGTCAGCTACTTCCTCCACTCAATTTTCTTGCATGCATGT
Encoded here:
- the LOC119343387 gene encoding uncharacterized protein LOC119343387, with protein sequence MAMPLSPPALVDDAMRAVFMRLPADDPRSLIRAAAVCRGWRAILSDPVFARGYRALHGAPPMLGFLHNEYRRGNRFVSTSTFRRSASHDHRGCHVLDSRHGLVEIVG